Within Kaistia algarum, the genomic segment TGGACCACATAGCCCTTCGAAAGCAGAAGCTCCGAAAGATACGCCCCATCCTGTCCCGTCGCTCCCGTGATCAGGGCGGTTTTCTGGCTCTTCTGGCTCATGGTCACGGCTCCGGGCTGACAGGCATCGCGTTCTAGCCGCCCGGAAGGCGGCGGACAATGCGCAATCGGGGCGGAGGAACCGCGCGGGACGTCAGGCGACGGCGCTGCTGACGCGGTTGCGGCCTTCGCGCTTCGACCGGTAGAGCGCTTCGTCGGCGCGGCGCAGCATCGCTTCGGGACTGTCCGTGCCGTCGTCGCGCCGGCTGGCGAGGCCGATGGAGACGGTCACGGAGATCGATTGCTCGCCGCCCTCGATCAGAAAGGACTGTCCCGAAATGCGCTGGCGGACGCGCTCGCCGATGATGCTCGCGATCGGCGAATCGGTATCCGGCATGGCGACGACGAATTCCTCGCCGCCCAGCCGGCAGACGAGATCAACGTTGCGCACAGTCCGGCGTACGCGGCGCGCAAATTCCCGCAGCACATCGTCGCCGGCGTCATGGCCATAGGTGTCGTTGACGGCCTTGAAGAAATCCACGTCGAGCATCAGCACGCTGAGCGGCTTGCGGCGCGCCACCGACTGGTCGAACATTCCCGCGAGATGCCGCTCGAGATAGCGGCGATTATGCAGGCCGGTCAGCCCGTCGGTGATCGCCATCTCCATCGTCGCATGCAGCGTCTCGCGCAGCCGCTCGGTGAAGCGGTGGCGGCGGATCTGCGTGCGCACGCGCGCCTGCAATTCGTCGCGGTCGATCGGATGGACGAGATAGTCGTTGATGCCGAGTTCCAACCCGCGTTCCAGGCGCCGCGTGTCGTCGGGATGGACGATGGCAAGCACGGGCAGCATGCGCGTGCGCTCGATCGAACGGATCTGAGAGCAAAGGCGCAGGCCGTCGAAACCGACGAGGTCCAGCGACACGACGACGAGGTCGTAGCTCACATCCGCCAGGCGGAAATGCGCCTCCTGCGGATCGGGTTCGACATCGACCTGATGGCGCGATTCGAGCGCCTCGACGAGACGGCTGCGCGTCGAAGCGCTGTCGTCGACCAGCAGGATGCGCCCGCCCTCCCCCGAGACGATGGCGCCATCCAGAGGCTCGTCGATACCAAGGTCAGCCGCGGCCGAAGCGCGAAGGATCAGCTGATCGGTAAGCGCCTTCAAACGGACGAGGCTCTTCACCCGCGTGATCAGCGCGAGTTCGTTGATCGGCTTGGTCAGAAAATCGTCGGCGCCGGCATCCAGTCCCTTGATGCGGTCCGATGGCTGGTCGAGCGCGGTGATGATGATGACCGGCAGATGGGCGGTCAGAGGATTGTGCTTGATGCGGCGGCAGACCTCGAAGCCGTCGAGGCCGGGCATCATGACGTCGAGCAGGACGATGTCGCACTGCCCGCCGGCGCAGATCTCCAGCGCGTCGATGCCGTTGCTAGCCGTCACGACATCGAAATACTCGGCCGAAAGTCGCGCTTCCAACAGCTTCACATTGGCGACAATGTCGTCGACGACGAGGACCCGCGCAGTCATCAGGCGTCCCCGAGATAGGCCTTGACGGTTTCGATGAACTTGGCCACCGAAATCGGCTTGGAAAGATAGGCCTCGCAGCCGCCCTGTCGGATGCGTTCCTCGTCGCCCTTCATCGCAAAGGCAGTGACCGCGATGATCGGTATGGAGCGGAGGTCATCATCCTCCTTGATCCACTTCGTCACCTCGAGACCGGAGACCTCGGGAAGCTGGATATCCATCAGGATCAGATCCGGATGATGGGTCCGCGCGAGTTCCAGCGCCTCCAGGCCATTGCGGGTCTGGACGATATTGTAGCCATGCGCCTCGAGAAGGTCGTGGAAGAGCTTCATATTGAGCTCGTTGTCTTCCACGACCAGAACGGTCTTCGCCATTTCTGCCCGCCACCGATTTCCGGTTCCGGCGCCAAGGGACGCCACCGTCTGGTTGCCGATCGGCTTTCGATTTAAAGAAGATTCGTTTCGGAAAGGAAAATGGATGATCCGCGACCGCAAGTTGCCGCTGTCGAGAGACGAGGCGGAAAGCCTCGCCATACGCGCCCTCGCCTATCTGGCCGAGGAGCCGGAAGAACTGGGCCGCTTCCTGGCGCTGGTCGGGCTCGGGCCGGAAAACCTCCGCGCCGCGGCCGCCGATGGCGGTTTCCTGGCCGGCGTGCTCGAATATTTCATGGCCAGCGAACCGCTTCTCCTGGTGTTCTGCGCAAGGGAGAACGTCCGGCCGACGCTTTTCGCCGCCGCCCGCTACCTTCTCGACGACGAGAGCCGCTGATGCCGACGATTGAACTCGACCTCGACGGCTACACAGACCTGCCGCCGGGCCATATCGCCAATGTGGTGACCTATTTCGAGATGCGCTCGCCGGACGAAGCCGGGGGATATCCGCTTCCCGCGGATTTCTCCGTTCGCCGCATCGAGCGCCCGGACGTCGAGGCCTATCGCGCGCTCTATCGCCGCATTGGCCATGAATGGCTGTGGGTGTCGCGCATCGCCATGCCAGAGGCAGAACTCGCGGCCATTCTGCGCCGTCCGACCACGGAACTCCTGTTCCTGATGCGCGGCGAGGAAGCGGTCGGGCTTTGCGAAATCCATCGCCTCGGCACGGATGTCGAGATCAAGATGTTCGGCATCGTGCCCGAGGTGCAGGGCACGGGCGCCGCCAAGGGGTTCCTGTCAGCCGCGCTGGACGCCGCGTGGCAGGCGCCGACCGAGCGGGTCTGGTTGCACACCTGCTCATTCGATCACCCCGCCGCGGTGCATTTCTACCGCCGGATGGGCTTCACGCCGTTCAAATTCGCGATCGAAGTGACGCCCGATCCGCGACTCGAGGGTGTCCTGCCGGAGACTGCCGGCCCACATGTGGCTTTGATCCGTCCGAAGGCGGAATGAGCTACCAGCGGCGTTCGCCGGCCAGATGTGACCGGGCCCGCGCGGGAGCCGGTTCCACCACCGCCTCGCCCTCGGGCGCCCCGGCACGGTCTCGCTCGGCCATAAGCTCGTATTTCTTCAGCTCATCAAGCGCGGCATGCAGCTCGTCCTGCGCCTGCTCGAGCTGGCCCTGCAGCTCCGCGGCCGAAGCGCGGAGATTGTCGCGGCGCTGGGTCGCCGCCTTGGCGAAGGTCGGATAGGCGAAATGCCCCGCGTCGCGGATGCCGCTGCGCTCCTGCTCGACAGCGATCTGCTCGTCGAGATCCCTGGCCATCTTCTCGAATTCGGCGATCATCACCTGAATCTGGTTGGCCTGCCGACGCTTCTCGTCGGCCTGGAACCGCTTCAGCCGGATGAGACTATCCCGCGACTTCATTGACTCAATACTCCCTTCGCCCCAGACAGTTCACACCGCCCGCCCCCGAGCATCGTGACCTTCGGTTTCCGCATGGCAACCCGACTCCGGCGCGGCCGACGACCGTCCGCGTTGTCGAATCCTTAAAATCCTAGCCCGGCGATAACCTTTCGTTTACGCGTCCCGTTAATCATGGCGACCGAGGGCTTAAGGCCGGGTAAACCTCGTTGAAGGCTTGCCCATCCTAATTCCGCGAGTCCGACGAATTGGTTACCGAATTCCGTGCAATTGAGCGGATCGTCAGCGCTGGGATCGAAACGGTCGATTTTCCAAGGGGATCGAGCGTTATCCACCGCAAGTCGATCAAATCGCTTGGGTGCCGAATCAGAATTTGTTAACCATTATTCGTTAGCTTTCGAATCGGGGGTGAGCCGCGTTTAGTGCCGGTTCGAAAGGATCGGCGCGCCAAGCCCGGGATAGGCAATGAGGGGATTGGTATGCGAGTTCTGCTGATCGAGGACGACAGCGCGACGGCGCAGAGCATCGAGCTGATGCTCAAGTCCGAGAATTTCAACGTCTACACGACGGATCTCGGCGAAGAGGGTGTCGATCTCGGCAAGCTCTACGACTACGACATCATTCTTCTCGACCTGAACCTGCCCGACATGTCGGGCTATGAGGTGCTGAGGGCGCTGCGCGTCTCCAAGGTGAAGACGCCCATCCTGATCCTTTCGGGCCTCGCCGGCATCGAGGACAAGGTGCGCGGCCTCGGGTTCGGCGCGGATGACTACATGACCAAGCCGTTCCACAAGGACGAGCTGGTCGCCCGTATCCACGCGATTGTCCGCCGGTCGAAGGGCCACGCTCAGTCGGTGATCAATACCGGCGATCTGACCGTCAATCTCGACACCAAGACCGTCGAAGTGAATGGCAGCCGCGTCCATCTGACCGGCAAGGAATACCAGATGCTGGAGCTGCTATCGCTCCGCAAGGGAACGACCCTGACCAAGGAGATGTTCCTCAACCATCTCTATGGCGGCATGGACGAACCCGAGCTGAAGATCATCGACGTCTTCATCTGCAAGCTGCGCAAGAAACTCGCCACCGCCACCAGCGGCCACAATTATATCGAGACGGTCTGGGGCCGCGGCTATGTGCTGCGCGAGCCCGACGACAATGATCTGCGCGCCAGCGCCTAGCGATTGATACGGACACCGGTTCGCGCGGTAGCAGCGCGAACCGACGACGAGATGGAGGCATTCGGCGAAACTTCGATGCGCCGAATGCGTCTCATTCGCCCTCCCGCGAGCGACTTCAAGCCCCGGCGTTCCGGGGCTTTTTCTTTGGCGAAGTGACTGGAAAAGCGCCGCTCAGACGGGCGAACTGGTCGCCGTGATGACGACGTCCGCCCCGTCGAGTACGGCGGCGACGCTCATGCCGCAGGCCCGTGCCAGGAGGCCGGTATAATAGGGCTGCACGGCATGCGCATCCAGATGCACATCGGTGATATGGCCAGGCACGAGCTTTTCGAAGGCCGGGGGAATGCGAGCATTCGGCCCCGAGCAATGGAAGGTGAAGGACGGCTCGCTGGCCGATGGCGACACCATGACCTTGATCGAGCCGCCGCGCGGCACGGCCGACGTCGCCAGCAGAACGAGATTCAGCAGCAGCTTGACCCGATTCTTGGCCATGAGCGCTACCGGTGCGGTCCAGGAGAACTGGGCCTTCTCGCCGTCCATCCAGCCGCGCGCGACCTTCTCGGCATCGCCGAGGTCGATTTCCGCGCCGGCGGAACCGGCGGCACCGAAGGCAAGCCGGGCGAATTGGAGCTTCGCCGAGGCCTGACGCGCGCTCTTGCGGATCAGATCGAAGGCAAAGGCCTTCATCTCCTCGCCATTCTCCTCGTCGAGAACCTCAAGGCCATTGTTGATCGCGCCAACAGGGGAAATGATGTCGTGACAGACCCGGCTGCAGAGGAGAGCCGCGAGGTCCAGCGCTTCGATTTCGACCGCGTCGGTCATGAGCCACTCCGATGAGGTACCGAATCGCCCGGATCCAGAAAAGGGCAGTTTCGGATACACCGCGCGGGCTTCCCTGCCAACCGGCACGACGCGGGGCACGCGTGCCGTGATCGCGCCGCTTTTGCCCGCCAACGTCTTGTTCCAGGCGAGTCGCTGCGTCAATCTTGCGGCTCGGCTTTCCGCCGATCGGCTGAGTGAAGGATCGACACATGGCGCGCCCGAACCGATTGACCGCCTGCCTTCTCATGCTGGTGTTGGCGCTTCCCCTCGCCTTTGCCGGCAGGGCGGAGGCGCAATCCTCGGAGAATTATTCCTCGGATGAGATCGTCAAGGCCGGAGGCAATTTCTTCGGCGAAGTTTCGGGAGGCCTGGCCTCGGTCGTCGAGCATGCCGTCTCGCAATATGGCCTTCCGAACGGCTATGTGCTGGGCGAACAGGGCAGCGGAGCGCTGATCGCCGGTGTGCGCTATGGCAATGGCACGCTCTACACGAAGAACGCCGGCCAGCATCCGGTCTTCTTCCAGGGCCCGTCCATCGGCTGGGACTTCGGCGGCGACGGGTCCCGCGTGATGATGCTGGTCTACAATCTGCCGTCCGTATCGGCGATCTATGACCGCTTCGTAGGCGTCAACGGCTCTGCCTTTCTCGTCGGTGGCGTCGGCATGACCGTGCTCTCGCGCAACAACATCTATGTAGTGCCGATCGTGTCCGGGATCGGGGCCCGGCTTGGCTTCAATGTCGGATATCTCAAGTTCACCGACCGCCAGACCTGGAATCCCTTCTGAACGGCAGGCTGAGCCAAAGCCGCAGCGGTGCCGATTTCCGCCCCAGCAGCCCCTCGTCGCCCGGCGAGTGCAAAAGGAACGAGCGTGAGCGGCTCTGTGTCCGTTTTCGGCGGCCAGCCGCTGGACTCGCGCGGGTGGACGGTGTCATTTGTCAGGGTTGATGCCCGCAACTGGTACCCGATGGCCCAGCCCGCGCCGGCGCGCGGGTCGACATACGGAGTGTGGCGTTGATCGAAGCCTTGATGTTCTACGCGCTCGGGGTGCTTTCCGCCGGCATCCTCGCGCTGATCGTCGCCCCGCCGCTCTGGCGCCGCGCGGTTCGGCTGACGCGCCGGCATATCGAACAGACGATGCCGATGACGCGGGCCGAGATCCAGGCCGAGAAGGACCAGATCCGCGCCGCCTTCGCGGTTTCGGCCAGGCGGCTCGATTCGACCATCGAGCGGCTGGAAAGCCAGGTCACCGAGCAGCTGATCGACATCAACCGCAAGCGCGAGATCATTTCCCATCTGACGGCCGAGGGGTCCATGTCGGCCGAGGACATGATCGCCCTTGAGAAGCAGCGGGACGACCTTCTCATCCAGGTCGCGGCCCAGCAGCGCGAGAGCGGCGAGGCGGCGAAATTGCGTAGCTCGCTCGAGGCGCGGATCGTCGAGGTCGAAGCGAGCCTTGGAGAGGCGAAAGCCGCCTTCGACAAGCTGGTCAGCGAGCGCGAGACCCAGCGTCTCGAGATCGTCGCCCGCGATACCGAACTCGATAATCTTCGCGACTCCGTCGCGGCCGTGAAGACGACGTCGACCGTCGAGGAGGTCGCGCGGGCCGGCATCGACACCGAAATGTCGGAGCTTCGGACCAGCCTGACGATCGAACGCCGCAAGCTCGCGGAAGCGGATGCGCTCGTGGTGGCGACCGAGGCGAAGCATCTGGCGGCTTTCGCCGAGATCTCGGCGCGCGACGAGGAGCTTGCCAGGGTTCGCGGCGAGACGCAGGCGGCGAAGACCCGCATCGAGGAGCTCTCGTTCCGACTGGTCGAGGCCGAGACCGCCGGCATGAACCTCATCGCCATCGAGGAGAGCAAAGCCGAGCTCGAAGCCCGTCTATCCCATCTCGAAACCGTTAACCGTCGTCTGGAAGCCGAACTGGCGCAGGCGAAGACGGAGGCCGCTAATGCGAACGAGGATGAGACGACGCTGCTGCGCGCCAAGCTGATCGATATCGGCGCCGCCGTTGCCCGCCTTTCGGCGCGCACGGAAGGACCCACGCTCGTCCCCGCAATCGCAGAAGAGCCGGCAAAGCCCAAGCTCGACGACGAGTCCGGCCAGGGCGAGTCGACCCCGGCTGCCATCAGCCTCGCCGAACGCATCCGCGCGCTCCAGCATGCCAGCGGCAGTTTCTAAGATCGCGGCGGCCGCGCTGCGGCGGGCCTCTCTCGGCTCGCTGCTGCCTTTCGGAAGATAATGTTTGGATCGATGTCGATTCCGTAGCCGCTCGTTCGTTGTTGAGGAGGATGGCCCGGAGGCCTCCGTCAACCCAGGGAGAATCCGATGCGTGTCATGGTTCTGGTCAAGGCGACGAGCGACAGCGAAGCCGGCGTCATGCCCCCGACCGAGATGTTCGAGGCGATGGGGAAATTCAACGAAGAGCTCGTCAATGCCGGCATCATGCTGGCCGGTGAAGGCCTCAAGCCCACCGTCGAGGCCAAGCGGATCGCCTTTGACGGCGCATCGCGAACCGTCATCGACGGACCTTTCGCGGAAACGCGCGAACTGGTGGCTGGCTTCTGGCTCTGGGAAGTCAAGGACATGGCCGAGGCCGTCGAGTGGGTGAAGCGTTGCCCCAATCCAATGCCGGGCCCGAGCGAGATCGAGATCCGTCCGTTGTATGAGGCTTCGGATTTCGGCGACGCGCTCACCCCGGAGGTCGCCGAACTGGAAAACCGGCTTCGGGAGCGAATGAATAAAGGCTGAGGCAGATCGGCCGCCGTCAGCCAAGCCGGGTGCCTGGCTGATGGCCGCTGATCCTCAGGCACGCGCCGGGTCCAGCGGCTTCGTCGCGTCAGGCGCGCTCTCCAGGCAGCCGAGTCCCGCCAGCGTCGAGGTGATCGCCTGGTCCAGCGGCGTATGCGGCTCCTCGCCGAGAAAGGCAACGAGACGGCGATTGTCGAGTTCGAGCCGCTCTTTCCAGAGATAGCGCATCTCCAGAACCTCCCGGAATGTCTCGACGAAGGGCGCTGCGAGATAGAACACCGGCCATGGGAACCCGCGGATCGGCAGGGCTGGCCAGCCAACCACATCGCGGACAGCCTCGGCGATCTCCACGCCGCGCTCGAAGAAATGGCCACGGAAATGGAAACGGGCGAAGGGCGGCAGTTCGTCGCCGCGCTCGATCAGCCGGGCGAAGGTTTCGGCCAGATCCGGCAGATAGGCCCAGTCATGGCCGATTTCGCGTCGTCCGGGATAGGTGAGCGATCGCACCGGCTTCCCCGGTTTGACGATGCCCTGGCCGAACCAGCTATTGCCAACGCTGGGGCCGAAGAAGTCGCCGGCCCGGACGAGCAGCACCGGCGTTCCGGTCATGGCGGCACGTTCAAGCCGGGCTTCCATTTCGGTGCGAATCTTGCCCTTGCGCGTGAGCGGACGCTGGGGAGCATCCTCGCCGACCAGCGGGAACGTTTCGGGCCCGAAATTATAGACTGTGCCGGGAAAAACGATCCTGGCGCCCACAGCCTTCGCGGCGGCGATGGTGTTATCCAGCATTGGCAGAGCCAGGCCGGCCCAGTTGCGATAACCGGGCGGATTGGCGCCATGAAAGATCAGCGCCGCGCCGGCCGCCGCGCGCCGAACCGCCTCCGCGTCCATGGCGTCGCCGGCGACCCATTCGATCGCGGCATCGCCGCGCCGCCGCCGCGCCGCGTCCGGGTCTCGGTGAAGGCCACGAACCTTCCAGCCACGCGCCACCAGGACCCTGGCCACCTCCCCGCCGATACCGCCCGTGGCGCCAATGATCAGAGCTGTGCTTCCCTTGGTCATGATCGTCTCCTTCGTTTCATCTGAAAGGGACAATGGGACCCAAGCGAGCGAAACGAAATTGTTGATCTTCGTATGATTATTATACGATAATGTATCGATGACACCATCATGGGACCACATCCGCTCGCTCCTCGCTGTACTGTCCGAGGGGAGCCTCTCCGCAGCGGCCCGGAAGCTGCGCCTGTCCCAGCCGACCATCGGGCGCCATATCGACGAACTGGAACAGCAGCTTGGCGCCGCGCTCTTCACCCGCAGCCCATCCGGCCTCGACCCGACGGACACGGCGCTGGCGCTGCGCCCGCAGGCCGAGGCGATGGCGGCCGCCGCCGATTCGCTCCGACGCGTGGCCACGGGAGAGGCGAGCGGAGATCGGGGGACGGTACGATTGACGGCAAGCGAGGTGGTCGGCGTCGAGGTTCTGCCGTCGATTCTGGCGGAGTTCCGGGAGCTTCACCCCGACATCGCCGTCGAGCTGGTCGTCTCCAACCGGAACGAGGACCTGCTGCGCCGGAACAGCGACATCGCCGTCCGCATGGTTCCGCCAACCCAGGCCGCTCTGGTGCAGAAGCGAATCGGCACGATCGAGATCGGCTTCCATGCCCGAGCCGACTATCTCGAACGGCACGGCACGCCGGAAATGCTGGAGGAATTACGGGACCATGCCCTGATCGGCTTCGACGAGGAAACGCCGGTGGTCCGGTCCCTGCAGCAAAGCGGGCTGATTCCCGCGCGGGAACGGTTTTCGCTCCGCACCGACAGTGACCTTGCCCATTTGGCGGCGATTCGCGCCGGCTATGGCATCGGCATGTGTCAGGTGGGTATTGCGCGCCGCGATCCGGCGCTCCGGCGCGTGCTCGCCTCTGCCGTCAGCCTCCCGCTCGATGGCTGGCTGGCGATGCATGAGGATCTGCGCCGCGTCCGCCGCATGCGCCTCCTCTTCGACCACCTCGCCGAGGGCCTCGGCGTCTATATCGCGGGCCAACATCTACCAGCTTGAGAGAACGATGCTAGGATTCGGCGTCCATGGGAGAACATGACATGCCGAACATTACCCTCCTCGTCGACTTCGAGATCATCGAGGGCAAGGACGAGGAACTGACGGCCCTCATCGCCGAGCATGCGCGGCTGACGCTCGCGGAAGAGCCGGGATGCCTTCGCTTCGACGTGGTGAAGCCGATCGAGCGCGACGGAACGCCGATTGCCGGAAGGCTGATGCTGACGGAGGTCTATGAAAACGAGGCTGCCGTCGCGATCCACGAGAAGAACCCGCGCATGCCGGGACTGGGAGCTGCGATGAAGCCGCTGCTCGTCTCGATGAATGTGAAGTTCGGCATGATCGCCTGACGTCGCCCGGAGGCCGCCCTCGGCGAAATCGGTCCGGAAGCGCGACGACGCGGCAAAATCCGGACAAAAGAAAACGCCCGTCGGGGAGGAGGTCGACGGGCGTTTCTTTGAAAGGCGCTCAGCGAGGGAGGAGGTTCGCTTTGCGCCATATCGCGGGGACGAGGGAGGAGGTTCGTCCCGGCGAATTCGTAAAACTCAGTATCCAACCGACTGGCGGGCGACCGAGACGATATCGACGCGGTTGATGCCGAGATCGGCCAGCTCGCGGTTCGTCAGACGGTTGAGCTCATTGCAAGTCTGGCGATACTTCATCCAGTTCTTGTAGGAAGCAACGAGGCCGTTTGCCATGATAGTCAGTCCTTCAAATCTCATTCTCTGCGGCGCTGATTGCCTTGCGCCGTTTCGATGATTGAAAGATAGGGGAACTGATCGGATTTGAGCACCGCCAAAAATGGAATGGCAGCAATGCGTATGATGCAGAGCAACATGGCCGGACCAAACATTATTGCGCCGCACAAGCGCCATATTCCGACGGGGCGGACAGACGAGTTTCGGCGATGAGCCGGGGCCGCATTCCGCCATTCCCAAGGCTATAGAATCGCATGGATCCGCAGCGCCTCGGCCTCGTTTCTCCGCGTCTCCATTATTTCCAGCTCGTGGCCCGGCTCGGCTCAATCCGGGAGGCGGCGCGGATGCTTAACATCGCGCCTTCCTCGATCAGCCGCGCGATCTCGCAATTCGAGGAAGAGCTCGGCGCGCCGCTGTTCGATCGCGCCGGAGGCAGGCTGAAGCTGACCAGCGCCGGCGAATTGATGCTCTACCATGCCCGCTCCAGCGGGACGGAACTGGCGCGCGCCGTGAAGGAGATCGGCGAATTGAAGGGCCTGCGCCGAGGCTCGTTCGCCATCGCCGTCATCGAGAGCGTGGCGCGGGGACCGATGCCGGACGTGCTCGCCACCTTCTGGCAGCGCCACCCCGACATCGCGGTCGATGTGCGCATTGCCGATTCGCAGCATGCCTTCGAGGCGGTAGCGGAAGGCGATTGCGAGATCGGCGTCGCCTTCGATACGCGCACGCCCCGTCGGACCGAGCGCCTGGCCGGCGCGGAGATCGGCATCGGCGCCCTGGTCCGGCCCGACCATCGGCTGGCGCGACAGCCATCGCTCCGCCTCTATGAACTGGCCGGCGAACGCGTGCTTCTTTCCGACCGCAGCCTGACTCTCGGCCTTTCGGTCGAGGAGGCCCTCGAAGGCTCGGTGGTGGGCTTCCTGAAACGCACGCGCACCAATTCTATCGAACTGATGGTCGATCTGGCGCTGCGCGGCCTCGGCGTTGCGCTGCAGACCCGCGTCGGCGTCGAGCGCGAACTGGCACGGGGCGACCTCGTCTTCGTTCCGGTCCGCGACCCGCGCCTGAAGCCGCGCAAGCTGGTGCTGGTCACGGGCCGTAAGGCCGAGATCTCGGAAGCGGCCTTGGCGCTCGCCACCCTGCTGGTCCACCGCATCGAGGCGATGGACGAACGCGAAAGCGGATAGAACGAGTGGCCGGCCCAACCGCCGGACAGAACTAGAGACAGGGAGTGAACCATGCCGCCGATGAAGATCGATCCGAACCCACGAATGCCCTACCAGTTGCCGATGCCGAAGGAGACGCTGCCGGACATCGTCATTCCAAAGGCCGTGCCGGAGGACGAGCGCATCTGGGTGCCGCAGGGCGAGCGCGTCTGGTTTCGTCCGCTCTGCCTCAACCGCTCGCAGGGCTATTGGATGAACCTCTTGCGGGTCCGCAAGTCCGGAGTCCTCAGCCGACATCGCCATCCCCAGGCGGTGCATGGCTATGTCATCAAGGGCCGCTGGCACTACCTTGAGCATGACTGGGTCGCCGAGGAAGGCGGCTATGTCTTCGAGCCCCCGGGCGAGACCCATACGCTCGTCGTCCCCGACGATGTCGAGGAGATGATCACGCTCTTCCAGGTCAACGGCATTATGTATTACGTCGATGCCTATGGCGAACCGCTCGGCTTCGAGGACGTGTTCACCAAGATCGACATGTGCCGCGAGCATTACACCAAAGTTGGCCTCGGCGCCGATTACGTCGACCAGTTCATCCGGTAGGCGGCTCGCCGGCGGCTGCAGCGCGCCACATTTGGCGCCTGTTGCTTCCTAAGCAACAACGCATTCGATTTTCTGGATCTATGCGCATCGCTGCCGCTTTGCGATGGTGCGTCCAGTCACGAGGGAATGCGATGAAGCCAAGCGCCGTCGATGCGGTGATCCGGGGATTGAAGAAGGCCGGCGTCTCGATCGTCTGCTATCTGCCGGATTCGCTGTTCAAGCCACTCTATCCGGCGCTCGACGCCGATCCCGACATTCGCACCATCCGCGTCACCAATGAGGGCGAGGGCGCGGCGATCTGCGGCGGCGTCTTCCTCTCCGGCAAGCGCGCCGCGCTGGTCATGGAGAATTCGGGCTTGCGCGCCTCCGTCGAACCGCTGGCCCGCATGGGGCTCGGAGCCGGCATCCCGGTCGTCATGCTGATGAGCTATCGCGGCGAGATGGGTGAGAATAATTGGTGGGCGATCCCGCACGGCATCACCATGGAGCCGGTGCTGAACGCGCTGCGTATCCCCTACCGCGTCGTGCGCGAGGAGGACGAGATCGAGCGGGCGATCACGGACGCCTATGACTGGTCCTATGCGTCCTACTATCACAGCGCCGTGGCGCTCGGCGGGAGCGTCGTGCGATGAAACGCTATGACTGCATGAAGGCCTTGGCCGCCCGCCTCAAGGGCGAGCTGGTCATCCTCTCGCTCGGCGCCAGCGTCGATGAATGGTACAACGCCGCGCCGCATATGCGCGAGGCGAGCCTCTTTCAGCAGCAGCTCGGCTGCGTCACCCCGGAAGCGTTCGGGCTGGCCGTCGGCCTGCCGCATCGGCGTATCGTCTCGCTCGATACCGACGGCGGCATGATGTTCAATCTCGGCATCCTGGCGACGCTCGGCAATGAGCAGCCGAAGAACCTCTTCATCGTCGTCTGGGACAATGAAATGTACCAGTCGATCGGCGGCCCGCCGACGCATACGGCCTTCGGCCGCGTCGACATCGCGGCGATCGCCCGCGGCGCCGGCATCGAGAACGCGTTCACGGCGCTGACAATCGAGGAATTCGACGAGCATTGCGCCAAGGGACTCGCCGCCGAGGTGCCCTATGTCGTGGTCGCCAAGGTCTCCGGCACGGTGCAGCCCGACATCAAGCGCAAGCATTCGGACGGCCGCGAGG encodes:
- a CDS encoding thiamine pyrophosphate-binding protein, with the protein product MKPSAVDAVIRGLKKAGVSIVCYLPDSLFKPLYPALDADPDIRTIRVTNEGEGAAICGGVFLSGKRAALVMENSGLRASVEPLARMGLGAGIPVVMLMSYRGEMGENNWWAIPHGITMEPVLNALRIPYRVVREEDEIERAITDAYDWSYASYYHSAVALGGSVVR
- a CDS encoding thiamine pyrophosphate-dependent enzyme encodes the protein MKRYDCMKALAARLKGELVILSLGASVDEWYNAAPHMREASLFQQQLGCVTPEAFGLAVGLPHRRIVSLDTDGGMMFNLGILATLGNEQPKNLFIVVWDNEMYQSIGGPPTHTAFGRVDIAAIARGAGIENAFTALTIEEFDEHCAKGLAAEVPYVVVAKVSGTVQPDIKRKHSDGREDKYIFVRHVEASEGITIMGPSEHN